From a region of the Acidobacteriota bacterium genome:
- a CDS encoding lysophospholipid acyltransferase family protein yields the protein MKKGAPPRFTFKQRAQIWLAYRLGRLLIGAIGRTLRFQVEGWDNYQSLRQANQPAILSFWHDQIPVATYFWRNRGIVVMTSEHFDGEYIARIIESFGYATSRGSSTRGGVRALLQLKRRLREGRDVAFTIDGPRGPRHKVKPGPLLLSRKSGCPIVCFHIQPQRYWQLGSWDRMRIPKPFSKALVRIGSPFYLREQDSHQQWMDTYQREMNRLGC from the coding sequence GTGAAAAAAGGCGCGCCACCGCGGTTTACCTTCAAGCAACGAGCCCAGATCTGGTTGGCTTATCGCCTGGGACGTCTGCTCATCGGCGCCATCGGACGCACCCTGCGCTTCCAGGTCGAAGGCTGGGACAACTACCAGAGTCTGAGGCAAGCGAATCAGCCCGCCATTCTTTCCTTCTGGCATGATCAGATCCCGGTCGCCACCTACTTCTGGAGGAATCGCGGCATCGTGGTCATGACCAGCGAGCATTTCGACGGGGAGTACATCGCCCGCATCATCGAAAGTTTCGGCTACGCGACCTCGCGCGGATCGAGCACCCGAGGCGGCGTGCGGGCTCTGCTGCAGCTCAAGCGGCGGTTGCGAGAGGGACGCGACGTGGCCTTCACAATCGACGGACCCAGGGGACCGCGCCACAAGGTCAAACCCGGCCCGCTGCTCCTGAGCCGGAAAAGCGGCTGTCCCATCGTCTGCTTCCACATCCAGCCCCAGCGCTACTGGCAACTGGGTTCCTGGGACCGGATGCGCATCCCGAAACCCTTCTCCAAAGCCCTGGTCAGAATCGGTTCGCCTTTCTACCTTCGCGAGCAGGACTCGCACCAGCAATGGATGGATACCTACCAGAGGGAAATGAACCGCCTGGGGTGTTAA
- a CDS encoding alpha/beta hydrolase — protein MSTGVVILLLLVVAVLSFLAGIGAVLWWAVPRIERMYVFRPSGEVAKTPSDLGIPFQQHFIETPDGCRLSAWHLLPPDPIASIVYFHGNGANLGILNEILRDFYKAGYQVLAVDYRGYGWSSGIPSEEGLCIDAETTVRYFRDHLKAPKAPLVYWGRSLGSAFASYAAHKLPPQGLILESPFPSKSSLLRHYPQYRFFSLFSRIRLATARYLREHAFPVLVIHGDRDRTVPLDQGHLLYQKLTGPKEFYRVEGADHIDLHLVDRDAYMSRIRRFVEQAKPPSIH, from the coding sequence ATGTCGACAGGCGTGGTGATTCTGCTGTTGCTGGTGGTGGCCGTCCTCTCTTTCTTGGCCGGGATAGGGGCCGTGCTGTGGTGGGCCGTGCCGCGCATCGAGAGGATGTACGTCTTCCGTCCCAGCGGAGAGGTGGCCAAGACGCCCTCCGACCTGGGAATCCCCTTTCAGCAGCATTTCATCGAAACGCCCGACGGCTGCCGTCTCAGCGCCTGGCACCTGCTGCCTCCCGACCCCATCGCCTCCATCGTCTACTTTCACGGCAACGGGGCTAACCTGGGCATCCTCAACGAGATCTTGCGGGACTTCTACAAGGCCGGATACCAGGTGCTGGCCGTTGACTACCGGGGCTACGGATGGAGCAGCGGCATCCCCTCTGAAGAAGGGCTGTGCATCGACGCCGAGACCACCGTCCGCTACTTTCGCGACCACCTCAAGGCGCCCAAAGCACCTCTGGTCTACTGGGGACGCTCCTTAGGGAGCGCTTTCGCCTCCTATGCCGCACACAAACTGCCGCCTCAGGGCTTGATTCTGGAGTCGCCCTTCCCGTCCAAATCGTCCTTGCTGCGCCACTACCCCCAGTACCGCTTCTTCTCCCTCTTTTCGCGCATCCGCCTGGCCACCGCCAGGTACCTGCGCGAACACGCGTTTCCGGTCTTGGTCATCCACGGCGACAGGGACCGCACCGTCCCGCTCGATCAGGGCCATCTTCTTTACCAGAAGCTGACCGGACCCAAGGAGTTCTACCGGGTAGAGGGAGCTGACCACATCGACCTGCATCTGGTCGACCGCGACGCCTACATGAGCCGCATCCGGCGCTTTGTGGAGCAGGCCAAGCCGCCCAGCATTCATTAG
- a CDS encoding alpha/beta fold hydrolase: MTDASTRRVVFESSQGLKLSGILHRPSESRGCVILSHCFTCNKNYKILVRLSRALAQAGIASLRFDFAGLGDSEGEFEETTISSDSHDLEQAVRWAVKEGMGPVVLAGHSMGGTISIVTAGRLPEVAGLAVIGTTSDPGNIYRLLPGLDPARRPPENSVDVTIAGRSYPISQEFLRDLEGLSLTGTLASYQKPFLVMHGTEDKTVGIEHGIKLFQTAKQPKSFLAIPGAEHLLGRRRDTDLAGAVLSAWADSSLRRAV; encoded by the coding sequence ATGACGGATGCAAGTACCAGGCGTGTCGTTTTTGAAAGCAGCCAAGGCCTGAAGCTGTCGGGCATTCTGCATCGACCTTCTGAGAGCCGGGGCTGCGTCATCCTCTCGCATTGTTTCACCTGCAACAAGAACTACAAGATTCTGGTTCGCCTGAGCCGCGCCCTGGCCCAAGCCGGCATTGCCTCGCTGCGCTTCGACTTCGCCGGGTTGGGCGACAGCGAAGGCGAGTTCGAGGAGACCACCATCTCCTCCGACAGCCATGACCTGGAGCAGGCCGTCCGCTGGGCGGTGAAGGAAGGCATGGGGCCGGTGGTCCTGGCCGGCCACTCGATGGGCGGGACCATCAGCATCGTCACCGCCGGACGGCTTCCCGAAGTGGCCGGACTGGCCGTCATCGGGACGACCTCGGATCCGGGCAACATCTACCGCCTGCTGCCTGGCCTCGACCCCGCCCGCCGTCCGCCCGAGAACTCGGTGGACGTCACCATCGCGGGCCGATCCTACCCCATCAGCCAGGAATTCCTGCGCGACCTGGAGGGACTGTCGCTCACCGGGACTTTGGCCTCCTACCAGAAGCCTTTCCTGGTGATGCACGGGACCGAGGACAAGACAGTGGGCATCGAGCATGGAATCAAGCTCTTCCAGACCGCCAAGCAACCCAAGTCCTTCCTGGCCATCCCCGGAGCCGAGCACCTGCTGGGACGGCGGCGCGATACCGACTTGGCCGGCGCCGTACTGAGCGCCTGGGCCGACTCGTCCCTGCGTCGGGCCGTCTAA